The Spirochaetota bacterium DNA window CTACCAAAATTGATGTTACAACTGAAAAAGTTTTATATTCAAGAGATAACAAGGCACAGAATTTATATTCGGAAATTATTAAGAATCTTTCTACTAAAATTAGACCGGATGGTGGAGCATTAAAAATTATTATTGAATCATGGATTGAAAAGAAAATTGGTATAAATAAAGAAGTACCAATTGATAAAATTGAATCTGAACTATCATATATTAGGAATTTTGTTTCTGGGTATGATTTTTCTACTATTGTTACCAAATACTATGAAGGATTTATAACTGGTGATGATCGTTTAATGGATAATTGTATTAGATGGTTATCTGGAGAATATCAAACCAAGACAGATGCATTGCATGATTTGGGAGTCAGATCTATAATAACAGATGAAAATTATTATGATTATATTAAATTATTAAGTCAATTTATAAAAGATGCAGGATATAATGGACTACAAATATGTATTGATGAATTGGCTGTCCTTGCTAGATTAAATAGTCAAACAAGAACAAGAAATTATGAGACTATACTTAAGTTTTATAATGATTGTTTGCAAGGTCAGTTATCAGGTATATACTATTTATTTGGTGGAACTCCAGAATTCTTGAGGCATCCAACAAAAGGTTTATATAGCTATGGGGCATTAAAAACAAGATTGTCAGATAATCCATTTGCTGATTCAGAATGTAGAGATCTTTCTGGCCCAATTATTGAGTTAAATAATTTAACACAAGAAGAGTTATTTGCTGTTTTTTGTAATATACGTAATGTATTTGCATATTATGATAACT harbors:
- a CDS encoding ATP-binding protein, which gives rise to MNTIKPKERTAILDSLKAGVVPRIGLQHIQVGRSKEITELIRDFNDIKEGASKIRFIIGEFGSGKSFFLTLAMGISHEYNFISTKIDVTTEKVLYSRDNKAQNLYSEIIKNLSTKIRPDGGALKIIIESWIEKKIGINKEVPIDKIESELSYIRNFVSGYDFSTIVTKYYEGFITGDDRLMDNCIRWLSGEYQTKTDALHDLGVRSIITDENYYDYIKLLSQFIKDAGYNGLQICIDELAVLARLNSQTRTRNYETILKFYNDCLQGQLSGIYYLFGGTPEFLRHPTKGLYSYGALKTRLSDNPFADSECRDLSGPIIELNNLTQEELFAVFCNIRNVFAYYDNSKFLIDDSGITEFMKWIFNRLGAESFLSPREAIKNYVNLLSQIENYPQKTWKDFLFLSEPSNNSNQSSDSDGITKLNNLKL